The genomic segment TTATAGGTATTCGCCGGGATAATCGTCCGCGAGAAGAACGGATACTTTTCAATCAACGCGTCTCTACCTGCTCCATCAATGGGAACAATTTCCATATCATAGCTGGTAGCAAGTTCCATAATCGTTCCGTTCGGAAGACCGGAGGTAACAAAGGCTGCATCGCACTGACCATTTTTCATTTGATCGATTGCTTCGCCGTAAGACAGATAGTCAACCTTGCTATCGGAGTATGTCATACCGTAGGCTTCATAAATCATACGGGCATTTAATTCAACACCGGAGTTTGCAGCGCCGACGCCAACCCGCTTCCCTTTCAAATCTGCAACGGTTTTGATACCGGATTTGCGCAGTGTTACGAGCTGTACGTAATTCGGCCACAAACGCATACAAGCAGTCAGCTTAGGATTTGCTTTGCCTTCATAGGCGCCGAAGCCCTTATATGCCTGCATAACGGAATCCTGCATTGCGATTGCAAGCTCCGCTTCACCCTTCGAGATCATCGAAATGTTTTCAGCTGATGCGCCGGTCGCTTGTGAACTGGTATTATACCCAGCCGATTTTAAGGCTTCGGCGAATGCCCCGCCGATCGGGAAATAAATACCGCTTGTAGGTCCCGTAGCAACCGTGACGAACTCTTTTGTCCTATCAAGCTGATGCTCGGATTTTTCTCCTCCTTCTTTCTTTTCGCAGCCGATTGTCGTCATTGCAACCAATGCCAGCATACACAACAAACCGAAAGTTACTCTTACTGTTTTCATACTTTCTCCTGATATTCGTGCACATTACATTCCGGAACAAGGAGCTTTACTCCGAAGTTCAGAACGGCGCACCCATAAATAATCGAGTTTGCAACGCAAACCTTCTTTGACTATTTCTCGGTTTTAAACTTACCTACTTCCAAGACAAGACCATCTATACTTTGCTTATTTTTGACAGCAATTTCAAGAGACTCTTGGGCAGCCTCGTTGATCAGTTCAGTCTGCGAGGCGATATCCTCTATATTTTCCCGTAAAATGCGTGTTAAGTCATCCAACCGTTTCGTTGCCGAAACAACCTTTTCGCCATCGGCAAGCATATCGCCGGAACCGCTCTTTACTTCATTTGTTACGCCGGTAACATCGTTGATGATGCCCCAGATAATTTTTCCATTTTCTTCCTGCTCATCCATTGCCTGCACTACTCCTTCAATAGAGGTACTTAATCCTTTAGAATAGCTGGAAATGATATTAAACTTTTCAACGGCGCCGGCAGCAGCACTCGCAAGCGTATCGATTTCAACAGAAAGATTTTTCAAAGTGATGGAAATTTTTTTACCCTGCGTACTGGATTCTTCTGCAAGCTTTCTAATCTCGGAGGCAACAACAGCAAATCCCTTACCGGCTTCTCCTGCATGGGCAGCCTCGATAGCAGCATTCATTGCGAGCAGGTTTGTTTGACTTGCAATATTTTCTATTACAGCACCTGCCTCAATCAAATCGCCCGATGCTTCCGATATCCGCTGTGAAACCTCATTTGCTTTTACCAGCGTTTCGCGACCGTCGTTGGTAGCGGTAGAAAGATTACGGATAACCTCTCTTGTCTCCACGACGTTTTCGCCTACGGTATCGATACTGTGAGACATCTTAT from the Treponema medium genome contains:
- a CDS encoding TAXI family TRAP transporter solute-binding subunit; amino-acid sequence: MKTVRVTFGLLCMLALVAMTTIGCEKKEGGEKSEHQLDRTKEFVTVATGPTSGIYFPIGGAFAEALKSAGYNTSSQATGASAENISMISKGEAELAIAMQDSVMQAYKGFGAYEGKANPKLTACMRLWPNYVQLVTLRKSGIKTVADLKGKRVGVGAANSGVELNARMIYEAYGMTYSDSKVDYLSYGEAIDQMKNGQCDAAFVTSGLPNGTIMELATSYDMEIVPIDGAGRDALIEKYPFFSRTIIPANTYNNTEDVNTVFVYNIMLVNSELSEDVVYDMLTVIFDNISTIKASHNAANKHIDLSFGVEDVRIPLHPGAVKFWQEKGFKTPQN